The DNA region TCTCCGTTGTACAGAAATTCCAATAGAGACTCCAGCTCTTCATGGTTCAGCTCAGGCAGTTTTACGGTGTCGGTTGCTGGAGCTTTGCACCCATCTGAGTCTAGAATGTTGTTAAATACTTCTGATCTTATTGCCTACAGTATATcaataacaaaaatttaaaaattaggaaTGGTTCCTCATTGAGCAGTAATCACATGTACTTACTCTTATATATTGCCATTAACTGCACAACAGACAAAAATATCATGACATATCAACAACCTTATAGACCACATATTGACAACTGTAAGTTCAACGATATCATGCTTATCGACTACATATCAACCACATATCAGCATTTAAAAAATGATAACCACAACATATAAAAACTTTCATATGTAATTGATAAAACATTGCTACACAAAGAGATGAGAGTCACCAGTAAGGCTTTATGGGCAGGAATTGGAGGGCCGCTTTCACCAGGTTGCAATAATATGTCAGTGTGAATTTGATCTCTAAATGCAACAGAAAATCCACTTAGAAATCTAATCTTCTCACCGAGTTCTTCTGATTCTGCTTTCATGTCAcgcacccatttcgacacatttTCAAGAGTctgtaaaagaaaataaattagcaGCACTTAAAAGACACTATAACTTGAGTTTGTTCTTCAACTATGTGTGATTAACTTTGCTTTTCAactattgtattttgttttgtatgATGGGTTTCTGTATATGCGTATGTAACTATAGTAACTACGAAATGGAGAGGATGACAAGTTGAAACTCAGAATGTGGCTAATAGAAAGGATCAAGCATGTATATAAAAGAGAGAAAAGTTTGGAACCAGATAGCTTGCCTTACACAAATTTGGTTTTTGATCAGCTGGTCCTTGAGCAGTTTGAAGCTGTTTATTTATGAAGAAGATAACGCTCCTAGCCCCCTCATAGCATGTTGAGCAAATTATATTCCTCGGAGGCCTTAGCATAACTGGCATAGAAGTACAAATGGTGCAGTCCATATCTGCCTACAAAAACCTTGAGGAAACCTGGATGgtaggggaagaagaagaagctttaTCTTGTTTTGGTGAGAAAATCTTGACGAGGGGAGTTTTCTTGTAGtaatagaagaagaagaagaagaagctgatTCTTCTTTTCAACGTTCTCAGAATTTAAGCAAAGGCTTTTCTGTTTCCCTTGATTATGCTTGCTAGCTAAAGTTTGTTGGACTTCACCTTATCCTTCAGTTAATTAATTTGAACAACTATGATTGGCTTGAGTAGAATATTGCACTATTTTGTATTTGAGTGAAATGACTAAAACCAACCTTGAAAGTTCAGAGGAAAGTCACTTGAAAATGCCAAGTTGGAGGGCGTAATAGTCAGTTAGGGAAGATTGGGAAGTTGGTAGGCCAATTCTTTTAAGTGCGTTTTAATTTAAGATATATAAGGAATAAAACAATCGGAATTGGTAACTGATGGAATCGGAATGttaggaagaagaaaaggactTTCCAACCTTACAACAGCAAATATGTGCTAAGCAAAGCACGTCCTACTAACTACTTTAACACTAATAAACTTCCACAATTAGTGTACAATATTTCGTTGACTTAAAAAACAAGCCAGCCTAGCTTGTCTGTACACCACCCTCCAATATGATTCGACTAGTCATGATTCATGATCACCTTCATGCCGGGTAGTCCTTCTACGGGATTAAAGATTGCAGTAGGTCGTGGATGTAATTCTATCAGGAGTTGTTATCGACACTAAAAGAAGTCGTTCGGCAACTCTTCACGTACAATTTCCCCATTCGTTTTGTATAGTAACATATTTTTAGTGTTGATAACAATTTTCTTATATTACCACATTTTGTATATACAACGCATGTGAACCAATTCACTTTCCCTTAACTACACcagatttttctctttttcggGAAAGGTTTTAACATGACCATTCTTTTTCACCAAGAACCCGCAATCATCCTTCGAACTAGTTAGGAtgaatttcattattttttagtgCACACACTTATTTTGACCTCTTACACACCCTTATtaaattttgatgattgatcttcttcaattcattcgatctgacaGTCAGAAATTAAGAGGAGTGTGTGGAAGATAAAAAATTAGTGTGCGGATAGTACTACCCATTTTTATCCTAATAAGAAAGGGGATTAGAACCTACTGGAATTGATATACGTAGATAAACCAAGCCTCCTTATATATATGGTGTACAGTACATCAACTAATAAAAGTGAAATAAAGAAACTAAGATAGAATATTGATTAAGAGACAGCGTACACGTTAATGTTCAGATTAACTCTTAAGTAATTAAGATCAACCTAATAGTAGAAATGGTCGAATTATGCAATGGAGTACCGACTTAGGCAGGTGCTTATTGGAGAAGCATTAGTCTTCTCCATGGTGGCGGGCAGCTGCTTCATGCTCCTCATAGTAATGGTAGACTGCTGCACCAGATAGGACAGCCAGGGTCAAGGCCTGTGCGTGCATCCTAGCATGTATAAGCCTCAGGCTTGGCTTGAGGGGTGTTCTTGTTTTTGAATAGGCTAGAGATGCTCCAACTGCTGACGCCCATATTCCTCCTGTAATAGTGATTACACAGAAACAAAGAGATTAATTAACATTGTTATTATTCCCTTCTAATCTATTTTAAACCATTGGAGGGGGGTTTCAAAGTTGGTTGCAGTCTTGCAGAGAAGTACATTGTTCTAACAACAGAGCCGGCCCTGAGGGTGTGCAACAGGTGCCACCGCACAGGGCCCTGACCTCTAAATTTTGGTTACAGGTATACAAACGCATATAAAATAGATTAGATGCAAAAGACAATCTTATCTGTGGTTCTAGCCTAGCGGTCTAGCTCTTCTTCCTTATAGCCCATGTGCTACGTTGGAATCCTGTGATATTGTTTTGCTATTTTAAGCTTTTGCAAATTTGTAAGCTTAAAAAAGAGATAACAAAAACGCATCCAATGTTTATCGAACTCAGGACCTTTGAAGGTAAGGAAAAACACCTAGCCGATcaaataacttatttttgttgcAGTAACTTGTAATATTTTACTTTTATagatgaaaaaattgaaaaaaataataaaaaataaatatagtattaaaaaaaatgaatgaccTCCATCTAAGTTTTGCATAGGCCCCTAAATACTCAGGGCTGGCCCTGCTAACAAACTTAACTAAACGTGTTGGGCTTATTTGGAAGTCCttttaaaataaggaaaactaatgaaaatgatttgaaaactttgagttttaacgaaaaaataaaaggtaaaatgaatagtactaggattgaccttttagtgtaaaaatgtggtttttcgttaaaatgaacaccgagaactttttgttaaagtttctttaaaataattaaaaacactTCAAGATTAGCAAAAACGCTCCTAACAATATTGTTTAAAGCGcttatgaaattaaaaaaaaagtatatttgAAGTGTTTTATAGATAAAGATAAAAGTACATGTTCAAGAAAcactttagtgtttttttttttatcagaaaGGGATTGCATTTTTGTTCAAATAGTAATGTGCTTCTAATACAAGTGTTTTTCTAGAAGCGTTGGTGGACAAAGTACTTTTTGAAAAAGCATTTTTAAACGGGTTTGACATTAAAAGAGAAGGAGATTAAAGTAGTGCTGAGTGTACTCACCAATGCTTGTAAGCTTGTGTTCCGAAACCCAGGACTGAATTGCCTCCATTTGAATTTCGATTTGCTTCTTCTCCTTCTGTTGCCAACCAAGTTCCCAGAAAACTGATAAAGCGAAACCTATGAGTAAGTTTATAAGGTGGAATGGAATGAAGTGGAAAGCAAGGGAGGGTTGGTATTTATATAGATGAAGACGATAAGCAGTAGCAGCAGGGTTTGTGTTGAGAAGTgtgcttttgatttttttgattTGGTGTGGCCCCTGGTTTACGTGGTTTTTTCTCTTTGCTTGGAACACTGGAAACTGTAAACCAAATGCCACACGCACCCCGGTTTTTCAAAATCTTCAGTGGTGTGGTGCATGTCTGCTGTTTTTTTATCCACTTTCAGAGTCTCAGACGATGGTTTGCTAACACGTGGTTCACACTCACTATCAAATCATCGGATCACTAAAGCCGATAAATTTTTTAACATGCGGATAACACTGTTACAAAATATTGTTATTATACATGTTATAATATAAATGTTCTTCTGAATAAAGAGGAATTCAAGTTTCCAATTAACGATGTAGTGATATTTTGCGGACCAATGTATGGTATGTTTACTTAATTGATAATTATATTGTGATCATAGAGATtcgacataaaaacaaaatgtttGTTGTTGATATTTGATgcactttttttcttcttatattcGAACTTGAGACTAGCAATGTAAAATATACCATGAACAATGggagaaaaaataattttatgaaTATAATACATACTAACCTAGGAAACTACCTTAGGATTTGggaaatcataatttttttttgtttgttttgagtttgcTCTTACTGCCCATCTTAGAGACAAAAGAAAGGGAATCTGCAGACAATAAGCACGTGTGCGATTATTGATTAACCAAAGAAAATGTGGATTTGCTGACGAAACCATCAAGGCCATTGGATTTCTTGGAGAAAAGTGCAAATCTTTGGTACACGTTAGAATTGTTCATTTTTGAGAAATATTTTCAGAGGTTAATTACACCAATACTTTTAAGAttttaattaatcaataatgATTTTCAATCACTTTTTCTACATAGATCTAAATCATTTAATCCTTCGGTAAGAATGTTAATCGTCCAAATCACATTCGTTTGGCTAACCTGTTGGGTGTTGAAAGGGTTGACAGACGTGTTAAATATCTGGCTCTCCCAACTCGGATTGGTAGGAATCGTGCTGCCTGCTTCGAGCATATTAAAGAGCGATTATGGAAAAGATTATAAAGTTGGAAAGGCAAGTTGTTGAGTGTTGCAGGCCAAGAATTGTAAGTAAAAGTGGTAGCAGGATGGG from Malus domestica chromosome 01, GDT2T_hap1 includes:
- the LOC103406431 gene encoding BTB/POZ domain-containing protein At3g56230-like, translating into MDCTICTSMPVMLRPPRNIICSTCYEGARSVIFFINKQLQTAQGPADQKPNLCKTLENVSKWVRDMKAESEELGEKIRFLSGFSVAFRDQIHTDILLQPGESGPPIPAHKALLAIRSEVFNNILDSDGCKAPATDTVKLPELNHEELESLLEFLYNGDLPEDKMNKHIYSLSLAADKYGISYLQKLCECHMLKSMSPANALDVLEVADVCSSLKLKENALDYIVKNMHDIVFSAKYDSFALKNPHLCVQISRASLMDAKRKSVS